One window of the Anolis sagrei isolate rAnoSag1 chromosome 5, rAnoSag1.mat, whole genome shotgun sequence genome contains the following:
- the LOC132776983 gene encoding alcohol dehydrogenase 1B-like has product MSTAGKVIKCKAAVLFEVNQPLSIVEIEVAPPKAHEVRIKILASGICGSDDHVLNGILKVNLPVIPGHEALGVVESIGEGVTYVKPGDKVIPLFLPQCGKCRACKNPECNLCEKSDTFKGTGLMYDGTSRFSYKGKPVHHFANTSTFTEYTVVQEDAVAKVDPAAPPEKACLIGCGFSTGYGAATKTAKVTPGSSCAVFGLGGVGLPVVMGCKAAGASRIIGINRSKEKFPIAKKLGATECISPLDFKKPINEVLLDMTGGEGVDYSFEVVGSTETMIAALASCNLNYGTSVIVGLPPSAAEMTLSPTLIFTGRTWKGSLFGGMRGKEDVPKLVSELMAKKFNLDPLITHVLPFDKINEGFELLRNKKCIRTVLKM; this is encoded by the exons ATGAGCACTGCAGGGAAA GTCATTAAATGTAAAGCAGCCGTACTCTTTGAAGTTAATCAACCGCTTAGCATTGTGGAAATAGAAGTGGCCCCTCCAAAAGCACATGAAGTTCGCATTAAG ATCTTGGCTTCTGGAATCTGTGGCTCGGATGACCATGTACTGAATGGTATACTAAAAGTGAACCTCCCAGTTATTCCTGGTCATGAAGCACTTGGTGTTGTGGAGAGCATTGGGGAAGGAGTTACTTACGTGAAACCAG GAGACAAAGTCATCCCACTCTTTCTCCCACAATGTGGGAAATGCCGAGCTTGCAAGAACCCTGAATGCAACTTGTGTGAAAAGTCTGA CACTTTCAAAGGTACTGGGTTAATGTATGATGGCACCAGCCGATTCTCTTACAAAGGGAAACCAGTTCACCATTTTGCTAACACCAGCACCTTTACCGAATACACCGTGGTGCAGGAAGATGCGGTGGCCAAAGTTgatcctgcagctcctcctgaGAAAGCCTGTCTGATAGGCTGTGGATTTTCTACCGGCTATGGTGCTGCCACCAAAACTGCAAAG GTGACTCCTGGTTCTTCTTGTGCTGTTTTTGGTCTGGGAGGAGTCGGCCTCCCAGTAGTCATGGGCTGTAAAGCAGCTGGAGCATCACGAATCATTGGGATTAACAGAAGCAAGGAAAAATTTCCCATAGCTAAAAAGCTGGGTGCCACCGAGTGTATAAGCCCTCTGGATTTCAAGAAGCCCATCAATGAAGTTCTGCTTGACATGACTGGTGGGGAAGGTGTGGACTATTCATTTGAAGTGGTTGGAAGCACAGAGACCATG ATTGCTGCATTGGCTTCCTGCAACTTGAACTATGGCACCAGTGTGATAGTGGGTCTACCACCTTCAGCAGCAGAGATGACTTTGTCTCCAACGCTTATTTTTACAGGACGCACTTGGAAAGGCTCTCTATTCGGAG GCATGAGAGGCAAAGAAGATGTTCCTAAGCTGGTTTCAGAACTGATGGCAAAAAAGTTCAATCTGGATCCATTAATTACACATGTTCTGCCTTTTGATAAAATCAATGAAGGATTTGAATTGCTACGCAATAAGAAATG TATCCGTACTGTTCTGAAAATGTAA